A portion of the Corynebacterium rouxii genome contains these proteins:
- the pdxR gene encoding MocR-like pyridoxine biosynthesis transcription factor PdxR yields MRPDLVTNLPIRLNRASTDPIPAQIADHIRTLVGRGLLKPGDHVPSTRTLSTQLDISRGSVVTAYEQLLAEGFLIAARGSGTCINPDLTPPHTGSHTPPPTPPSEPPAIDLTPGLPDTATLANSSWRAAWRTACTQPPAHTPPQGLLHLREQVADHLRRMRAVVASPDHIIITAGAREGFSLILQALGPDLCVGVESPGYPSLRRVPAALGSTTVALPTDDHGLITHNLPDLDAVLVTPSHQYPHGGSLPAYRRTQLTTWATRTAGLIIEDDFDSELRHIGQPLPALFALAPQRTALLGTFSSVISPQVSCGYVVAPPSLVPRLIELRTIFGNTASGITQEALAQYLSTGALRRRTQNLRRTYRRRRDTVIDILGSIPGTTLSPIVGGLHAVLTCTRPEADILQRCRQRGIIVEGLSNYWSQHPDSNLSNGIVIGFGSHDDTTLTEALHHLAWAVNYRP; encoded by the coding sequence ATGCGCCCCGACCTGGTCACCAACCTCCCCATACGGCTCAACCGCGCCAGCACCGACCCCATCCCCGCCCAAATCGCCGACCACATCCGCACCCTCGTAGGCCGTGGCCTGCTCAAACCCGGCGACCACGTCCCCAGCACCCGCACACTGAGCACCCAACTAGACATCTCCCGCGGCAGCGTAGTCACCGCCTACGAACAACTCCTCGCCGAAGGCTTCCTCATCGCCGCCCGCGGCTCCGGCACCTGCATCAACCCCGACCTCACCCCCCCCCACACCGGCTCGCATACTCCCCCCCCCACGCCACCGTCAGAACCACCAGCCATCGACCTCACCCCAGGGCTTCCCGACACCGCCACCCTCGCCAACTCCTCCTGGCGAGCAGCATGGCGCACCGCCTGCACCCAACCGCCCGCGCACACCCCACCCCAAGGGCTACTTCACCTGCGCGAACAAGTAGCAGACCACCTGCGCCGCATGCGCGCCGTAGTAGCCAGCCCCGACCACATCATCATCACCGCCGGCGCCCGCGAAGGCTTCTCACTCATCCTCCAAGCCCTCGGCCCCGACCTATGCGTCGGCGTGGAATCGCCAGGCTACCCCAGCTTGCGGCGCGTACCCGCAGCGCTCGGCTCCACCACCGTGGCGCTTCCCACCGACGACCACGGCCTGATCACCCACAACCTCCCCGACCTCGACGCGGTCCTAGTCACCCCCAGCCACCAATACCCTCACGGCGGCTCCCTGCCCGCTTATCGACGCACCCAACTGACCACCTGGGCCACCCGCACTGCAGGGCTCATCATCGAAGACGACTTCGACTCCGAACTGCGCCACATAGGCCAACCACTACCCGCCCTTTTTGCCCTTGCCCCACAACGCACTGCACTACTCGGCACATTTTCTTCGGTTATCTCCCCACAAGTCTCCTGCGGATACGTAGTTGCACCTCCTAGTTTAGTACCACGTTTAATTGAATTGCGCACAATATTTGGCAATACCGCGAGTGGCATCACCCAAGAAGCACTCGCTCAATACCTCAGCACCGGTGCTTTACGCCGCCGCACCCAAAACCTCCGCCGCACCTACCGCCGCCGCCGCGACACCGTCATCGACATCCTCGGATCCATCCCCGGAACCACACTCTCCCCCATCGTCGGCGGCCTCCACGCAGTGCTCACCTGCACCCGACCCGAAGCAGACATCCTCCAGCGCTGCCGCCAACGCGGAATCATCGTCGAGGGGCTCTCCAACTACTGGAGCCAACACCCCGATTCCAACCTGAGCAACGGGATCGTCATAGGATTTGGATCCCACGACGATACCACCCTGACAGAAGCCCTCCATCACTTAGCCTGGGCAGTAAATTACCGACCGTAA